A region of Micromonospora olivasterospora DNA encodes the following proteins:
- the cas1c gene encoding type I-C CRISPR-associated endonuclease Cas1c: protein MTELLNTLYVQTPGTSLHLDGDTVRVYHPDQPGRRLLPLVRLDHLVLFSGVTPSDDLLLRCADDGRSVSWLTGSGRFRAGLVGPTHGNPLLRQAQHRTADSPGRQLPIAVAVVAGKIHNARQVLLRAARDTSGHRQTTLRASAELLAGRLELLATAASTNEVLGVEGIAARDYFAAMPYLLSESKDWKASGRNKRPPTDPLNCLLSFLYGMLRVAVQGALNQVGLDPYIGFLHAVRPGKPALALDMMEEFRPLLADRLALTMLNRRELTPTDFEELPNKAYRLTDSGRKTVLAAWQQSRQRNWPHAQLGREVPAALLPLVQARLLARHLRGDLVAYQPWTVN from the coding sequence GTGACTGAGCTGCTCAACACCCTCTACGTGCAAACCCCCGGCACCAGCCTGCACCTCGATGGCGACACCGTCCGGGTGTACCACCCCGACCAGCCCGGACGCAGGCTGCTGCCGCTAGTCCGGCTCGACCACCTGGTCCTGTTCAGCGGTGTGACACCCAGCGACGACCTGCTGCTGCGATGCGCCGACGATGGCCGCTCGGTCAGCTGGCTCACCGGTAGCGGACGGTTCCGGGCCGGCCTGGTCGGCCCCACCCACGGCAATCCGCTGCTTCGCCAAGCCCAGCACCGGACCGCCGACTCCCCAGGCCGACAACTGCCGATCGCGGTCGCCGTCGTCGCCGGCAAGATTCACAACGCGCGACAAGTGCTGCTACGCGCGGCCCGAGACACCAGCGGACACCGACAGACCACGCTGCGGGCGAGCGCCGAACTGCTGGCCGGGCGGCTCGAACTTCTCGCCACCGCAGCCAGCACCAACGAAGTACTCGGCGTCGAGGGCATCGCCGCACGCGACTACTTCGCCGCCATGCCGTACCTGCTCAGCGAAAGCAAAGACTGGAAAGCCTCCGGACGGAACAAACGACCACCCACCGACCCGCTGAACTGCCTGCTCTCCTTCCTGTACGGCATGCTCCGCGTCGCCGTCCAAGGCGCACTCAACCAGGTCGGACTCGATCCGTACATCGGCTTCCTACACGCCGTCCGGCCAGGCAAGCCCGCCCTCGCCCTAGACATGATGGAAGAATTCCGGCCACTACTGGCCGACCGGCTCGCACTCACCATGCTCAACCGGCGCGAGCTAACCCCCACCGACTTCGAGGAACTGCCAAACAAGGCATACCGACTCACAGACAGCGGACGCAAGACCGTGTTGGCCGCCTGGCAGCAGAGCAGACAGCGAAACTGGCCCCACGCGCAGCTCGGCCGGGAGGTACCCGCCGCACTGCTGCCGCTAGTACAGGCCCGGCTGCTCGCCCGTCACCTCCGCGGAGACCTCGTTGCGTACCAGCCATGGACGGTAAACTGA
- the cas2 gene encoding CRISPR-associated endonuclease Cas2 translates to MDLLVTYDVETVTPQGQRRLRKVAKICEAYGHRVQKSVFEVVCRETDKVRMVAALQEAIDPTQDSIRIYRLPTHALDDVEHLGKPRLIDPRGALVI, encoded by the coding sequence ATGGACCTGCTCGTCACGTACGACGTCGAGACCGTCACCCCGCAGGGGCAACGCCGACTACGCAAGGTCGCCAAGATCTGTGAGGCGTACGGCCACCGTGTGCAGAAATCGGTGTTCGAGGTCGTCTGCCGCGAAACCGACAAGGTACGCATGGTCGCCGCGCTCCAGGAGGCCATCGACCCGACCCAGGACAGCATCCGGATCTACCGGCTGCCAACCCACGCGCTCGACGACGTCGAACACCTCGGCAAGCCACGGCTGATCGACCCACGGGGAGCATTGGTGATCTAG
- the istB gene encoding IS21-like element helper ATPase IstB translates to MPTKTTTHPGGIGTATSRDTTAEIAYLTRALKAPTLRDAVTRLADRARTENWTHEEFLAACLHREVAARESHGGEGRIRAARFPARKALEEFDFDHQRSLKRDLLAHLGTLDFVAARDNVVFLGPPGTGKTHLATGLGIRACQAGHRVAFATAAEWVARLATAHNAGRLQDEITKLGRIPLIIIDEVGYIPFEPEAANLFFQLISARYERASLIVTSNKPFGRWGEVFGDDTVAAAMIDRLVHHAEVISLKGDSYRLKNRDLGRVPAATNDDR, encoded by the coding sequence ATGCCCACCAAGACCACCACCCACCCCGGAGGTATCGGCACGGCGACCAGCCGGGACACCACCGCCGAGATCGCCTACCTGACCCGCGCGCTCAAGGCGCCGACCCTGCGTGACGCCGTCACCCGACTGGCCGACCGCGCCCGCACCGAGAACTGGACACACGAGGAATTCCTGGCCGCCTGCCTCCACCGTGAGGTCGCCGCCCGGGAGTCCCACGGCGGTGAGGGCCGCATCCGCGCCGCCCGCTTCCCCGCCCGGAAGGCCCTGGAAGAGTTCGACTTCGACCACCAGCGCTCGTTGAAACGCGACCTCCTCGCCCACTTGGGCACCCTCGACTTCGTCGCCGCCCGAGACAACGTGGTGTTCCTCGGCCCTCCCGGCACCGGCAAGACCCACCTCGCCACCGGCCTGGGCATCCGTGCCTGCCAAGCCGGCCACCGCGTCGCGTTCGCCACCGCCGCCGAATGGGTCGCCCGACTGGCCACCGCGCACAACGCCGGCCGACTACAAGACGAGATCACCAAACTCGGCCGCATCCCACTGATCATCATCGACGAGGTCGGCTACATCCCGTTCGAACCCGAAGCCGCGAACCTGTTCTTCCAACTCATCTCCGCCCGCTACGAACGCGCCAGCCTCATCGTCACCTCTAACAAACCCTTCGGCCGCTGGGGCGAGGTCTTCGGCGACGACACCGTCGCCGCCGCCATGATCGACCGCCTCGTCCACCACGCCGAAGTCATCAGCCTGAAAGGAGACAGCTACCGCCTCAAAAACCGCGACCTCGGCCGCGTCCCCGCAGCCACCAACGACGACCGATAA